The following coding sequences lie in one Saimiri boliviensis isolate mSaiBol1 chromosome 6, mSaiBol1.pri, whole genome shotgun sequence genomic window:
- the LRRN4CL gene encoding LRRN4 C-terminal-like protein, producing the protein MLGSLCLLWLLAVTFLVPRGQPLAPQDFEEEEEDETETAWPPLSAVPCDYDHCRHLQVPCKELQRAGPAACLCPGLSSPAQPPDPPRMGEVRIVAEEGRAVVHWCAPNSPVLLYWLLLRDGSEAAQKGPPLNATVRRAELKGLKPGGVYVVCVVAANEAGASRVPEAGGEGRKGADIPAFGPCSRLVVPPNPHTLVHAAIGVGMALALLSCAALVWHFCLRDRWGCPRRATARASGAL; encoded by the coding sequence ATGCTGGGCTCTCTCTGCCTTCTGTGGCTCCTGGCCGTGACCTTCCTGGTTCCCAGAGGTCAGCCCTTGGCCCCTCAAGACtttgaagaggaggaggaagatgagactGAGACGGCGTGGCCGCCTTTGTCAGCCGTCCCCTGCGACTACGACCACTGCCGACACCTGCAGGTGCCCTGCAAGGAGCTACAGAGGGCGGGGCCGGCGGCCTGCCTGTGCCCAGGActctccagccctgcccagccgCCGGACCCGCCGCGCATGGGAGAAGTGCGCATTGTGGCCGAGGAGGGCCGCGCAGTGGTCCACTGGTGTGCCCCCAACTCCCCGGTCCTCCTCTACTGGCTGCTGCTCCGGGACGGCAGCGAGGCTGCTCAGAAGGGACCCCCGCTGAACGCTACGGTCCGCAGAGCCGAACTGAAGGGGCTGAAGCCTGGGGGCGTTTATGTCGTTTGTGTGGTAGCCGCTAATGAGGCCGGGGCAAGCCGCGTGCCCGAGGCTGGAGGGGAGGGCCGCAAGGGGGCCGACATCCCCGCCTTTGGACCTTGCAGCCGCCTCGTGGTGCCGCCCAACCCCCACACCCTCGTCCACGCGGCCATTGGGGTGGGCATGGCCCTGGCCCTGCTGAGCTGTGCCGCCCTGGTGTGGCATTTCTGCCTGCGCGATCGCTGGGGCTGCCCGCGCCGAGCCACTGCCCGAGCCTCAGGGGCGCTCTGA